Part of the Mytilus trossulus isolate FHL-02 chromosome 2, PNRI_Mtr1.1.1.hap1, whole genome shotgun sequence genome is shown below.
GTGTTGGAAAAGAAGAATTAGAGGAAAATGGGTCATTCCCATATGTTGGAATAGAattattaaaacatgaaaatgactTGCATTTAAGACAAAACACTTATCAAAATAGTCTCAAGTTTATTCctattgaaaaaagttgaatggGAGTCAAAGAAGAACTTCTTACCAAAGAAGAAAGAGAACTTTTACAATCTAAAATTGGACAAATACTTTGGATTGCAAGACAAAGTCGACCGGATGTGATATTTGATGCATCAAACCTTGCTTCATCTCTTAAAAAGGCAAATGTACAAACATTAAATGAAGCAAACAAAATAATCAAGAACCTTAAATCTGAAACTGTCACTTTGAAATTCAGAAAACTAGGAAATGATAATGCAATTAGACTTTTAGTATTTAGTGATTCTTCCCTTGGTAATTTATCTGACGGAGGCACACAAGGAGGACATTTCATTGTGCTTGTTGGTGAAAATGGAATTTTCTCGACTATTACTTGGCAATCAAAAAGAATAAGAAGAGTGGCAAGAAGCACTCTAGCAGCAGAAACTCTGGCTATGGCTGATGCTATTGACAGTGGTATTTTTATAGCTTCACTGTATACAGAGCTTATGTATGGTAAAGCTGATCCAACTCAATTGCCAATAACTTGCCTAACGGACTGTTATTCATTGTGGGATGCCATTAAATCCACAAAACAAGTATCCGAAAAAAGGCTTAGGCTTGAAATTAGCAGCATTCGAGAATTAATTCAAATGCACCAAATAGTATCGGTCAAATGGATTGAAACAAAACATCAACTTGCGGATTGCTTGACTAAAAAAGGAGCTTCATGCCATAACCTGCTCAGGGCACTTCAAGATGGTGTCTTGGGGAACAGGTGTTTGGATGAATAACTTTCCAAAGCCAGATTTGTAAATAGTGTACATAGACTTTCCGGATTATATAAATGAGTTCAAAGGAATTGAACATCTACTTTTATTTGACAACATTATTGAACAGTAAGTTCCTTCAAAAGAAAGAAGGGGAGTTTGTTAAGTTCCGTGTATTAGGAAGTTCCGGACTTTGGTTTTTAGTGAGACCTGCAAGTGGCGGGAATGATTATTCTTATTGCACATGGAGTTCGAGCAGGGCGCCCGACAGATACAGACACAGCTTGGTGAGTCCATTACTGTATAAGATTAACTTTTCACTCTGGTCTACATATCATACTTTATAACAAATCTTGAATGTTGTCTTGAAAGTCTATTGGTCTTTGTGTCTTGGCTTTCAGTTCTAAAATAAAGAACATtgtcttgtttgtcttttagatACAGGAGATATTGTATTGGCCAGTGCAGCACAGGACTTTTTCATCAGAATCTGGAGATTTTCTAGACGATCTGTAGAAGATAACATTGTAAAGACTGTCAAGGAATTGTCATTAGATGAGGAAATAAAGATGAGAgaaaatacatttcaatttaaaattggAGGTATAATGTAAATTAGATTTTACCaaattatcatttctttttatgtgtatttttatattatgaaagTTAACACagtgtatttataaattataccCCCACTTAGAAGGGGGCAGGTGTATACTGGTTTACTTTAACCCTGTTCATCTGTCTCTTTGGCAAGTAAATATGGCAAAACACTGAAATTTGAATGTCAAGATACATGCACCTAAAAAGACAATATGAGTTGACAATACAGTCTTCAATAATTGACAATTTTCCACACTTTATAACAAACTGTGAATTAGTTTACCTTGCAAATGACATCAATCCAATCTAAAAGTTTCAATTTAGAATTTCAATACTCtaataattaaagttttttaaatattaagtgTAGAAATCCTATTGTAGATGAAACAGTAGTCTATGCTGTAAGTCTGGAGTCTGTATTGAGTGGACATGAAAACTGGATCTACAGTGTTAAATGGCAGCCTCCAGTAAAGACAGGTATAAAAACATAACTTTTAGTTCACCTGGCTTGAAGATTCATTGTGAGCTTTTCCCGTCACTTGGTCACCGTTGTctcttaaaatttacaaaaattttctcctctaCATCTACTCTGAAGAGAATGATGAGATTGGCCTAACTTCTATATTGAGATCAATAATGAATTGATCTgttatatcaaagaaaatattattgtatgCAACTTTCAAAGGCAATTATGCCACTCAGgatttatttgaaatcatatattAAAGACAATCACACTGTGTGTAAAAGTCAGTTTCAAATTCTCCCTCATATTCTGCTCATATtcaatgcaaatatttcattaattgtgAGTTTCCATATGATATCAGATTGAAAGTTTGATAGATGTaaagaatatattaaaaaaaaaccagaacagatattttttttgtaaactcaGAATGACCTTATCTTTTATTTAAAGGTTCAGGATGGCACCAGCCTATGCACCTGTTGTCAGCTTCAATGGATAAAACAATGATCTTATGGaaaccagataaagaatcaGGAGTTTGGGTTGAAGAGGTATGAAACATCCATTTTATCTATCCTTGTATTAAGGGTTGTGAGATGTACGGTTTTTGCCATGACTTAAGCGAAGTAGTTTTGTGGAGGGGAcaaaaatttatttacaaaccttggacttatttaattcatattaagtttatttcctagctataatataccttcagctcttttaaaaaattttcaAGTGCAATCCACATTTCCAAGGAATCGACTTTCAAAATTGATTTGATGTTTGTAAAATACCATATATTCAGTTATAAGTTAATATAATCTTTGGTTCACACATATTTTTACAGGTCAGGGTAGGTGAGGTTGGTGGAAACACTTTAGGATTTTATGGTGGAATGTTTAGTCCTAATGGTATGTCAATAATGGCCCATGGTTACCAAGGAGCCTTTCATCACTGGTCCTTTACAAAGGTAGGTTTTACTTTCAATCTGTACTGCAGGAAAAATCTACCTactatcaaaatttgaaatatcatagtcaaaacaaataacaaaacttgGAGGGTAGTACAATCAAATGATGAAgacgatttatatttttaaatgttattttttctcACTCAATTACTGTACTTGAGGAATCGTAACAGTACAACTAGACATTCTAGACTTACACAACATGTTTTAAGTGAGTTTCTCTTTTCCATTAGCTGCAGAACTTCACTGTTATGGTTGCTGTTTAACACATTCAGGACCATATTGCAGCTTCTTTTTTATTAGCTCATAGATATTTACTATGCATATAACAATTATTACAGAATTGATTAGTAAAACATTCAACAAACAGTCAATCTtaattgattatttgttttatatttcatgaatgattgaaatatgaACACAGAAGTTTTGAAGGATTTAATTGTAGTCACTTCTGTTCATGTAATATATTAGGAAGTTTCAAGgaaaagtttgttatttttcttttttcttttttctttttttaaagttttctctattttttatttcagagtaAAGGAACTTGGGAACCACAAGTGACAGTTAGTGGTCATTTTGATGTAGTTTGTGATGTAGAGTGGGATAAAGGTGGTGGTCAGTACCTGGTCAGTCTAAGTGTTGACCAGACAACCAGACTTCATGCTCCATGGAAACAGTCTAAGGGAAAGGTATATGTTGCAGTGTTCTCTTCAAATCCATATACTGGTTGGTCTTACCTTTGTAAGAACTTCTTGTAAGTTGTATGGTCTTCACAGTAACTTCTGCAGTAAAGTTAGTTGTATGTTATGTCTTCACAGTAACTTCCGCAGTAAGATTAAGTTGAAGCCTAAGGAAAGTTTTATACACGAAGTAATAGTAAAGATGAAAGCTTATTACTGCTGTAACACTTGTAAAAAATGGGTGAATGAGattcaaagtcaataacaaATGAGATACAAAGTCAATAACAAATGAGATACAAAGTTAATAACAAATGAGATACAAAGTCAATAACAAATGAGATACAAAGTCAATAACAAATGAGATACAAAGTCAATAACAAATGAGATACAAAGTTAATAACAAATGAGATACAAAGTCAATAACAAATGAGATACAAAGTTGATAACAAATGAGATACAAAGTTAATAACAAATGAGATACAAAGTCAATAACAAATGAGATACAAAGTTAATAACAAATGAGATACAAAGTTAATAACAAATGAGATACAAAGTTAATAACAAATGAGATACAAAGTCAATAACAAATGAGATACAAAGTTAATAACAAATGAGATACAAAGTTAATAACAAATGAGATACAAAGTCAATAACAAATGAGATACAAAGTCAATAACAAATGAGATACAAAGTTAATAACAAATGAGATACAAAGTCAATAACAAATGAGATACAAAGTTAATAACAAATGAGATACAAAGTTAATAACAAATGAGATACAAAGTTAATAACAAATGAGATACAAAGTCAATAACAAATGAGATACAAAGTTAATAACAAATGAGATACAAAGTCAATAACAAATGAGATACAAAGTCAATAACAAATGAGATACATACAAAGTCAATAACAAACCACAAAGAAAGACAAGCACCACCAAGAGAAAAAGACAAGCACCACCAAGAGAAAAAGACAAGCACCACCAAGAGAAAAAGACAAGCAGAAAAAGTCCATAATGCACTAcatggaaaaaaaagttaacaacaCTGTTTCATGGTGAAAAGCTGAAATGATAATGCTTTATAGGTAGGATGGTATTAGATAGGTTACACCCAGTTCTGTTATTGaagttatttacattttttactgttttatagGCAGACTGGTATGAGATAGCTCGTCCACAAGTTCATGGTTACGACCTCCAGTGTTTAGCTCTTATTAACAGATATAAATTTGCCTCAGGAGCAGATGAAAAAGTTATCAGATCTTTTGATGCTCCGaagaattttatagaaaatttctGCAGTATTTGTGGTTTAAGTTTGGAAGCTGAGTTGAAGAAAGAGGTAAATACAGTAGAATATTTTGTAGAGACAAGattacaacattaaaaaatttgaaaacacatatgcATTTAATCTTCcctttaacaaatgaaaattatcttttgataatttcatggttcaaattttcaacttaagtgataattaattatgaaattgcTAATGATAAGCTGTAAAAAACCTtctgaattcaatttttgttcttATTGAGTTGCTTGTTTtatgatataactttttttgttttgcttatgATGAAATCAGTTATATGATAGATTCTGAAAATAGTagtatttttatacgaccgcaaaatttgaaaaaattttcgtcgtatattgctatcacatTGGCGTCGTtttctgcgtcgtcgtcgtcgtccgaatactttcagttttcgcactctaactttagtaaaattgaatagaaatctatgaaattttaacacaaggtttatgaccacaaaaggaaggttggtattgattttgggagttttggtcccaacattttaggaattaggggcaaaaaagggcccaaataagcattttcttggttttcgcactataactttagttttagttaatagaaatctatgaaattttgacacaatgtttatgaccacaaaagaaaggttgggattgattttgggaggtTTGGtgtcaacagtttaggaattaggggccaaaaaagggcccaaataagcattattcttggttttcacacaataactttagtttgagtaaatagaaatcaatgaaatttaaacacaatgttaatgaccacaaaaggaaggttggtatagattttgggagttaaggtcccaacagttaaggaattaagggccaaaaagggacccaaataagcatttttcttggtttttgcaccataacgttagtataagtaagtagaaatctatgaaatttaaacacaaggtttatgaccataaaaggaaggttagtattgattttgggagttttggtcttaacagaataaggggcccagagggtccaaaattaaactttgtttgatttcatcaaaattgaataattggggttctttgatatgccgaatcttactgtgtatgtagattcttaacttttggtcccgttttcaaattggtctacattaaggtccaaaaggtccaaaattaaaattagtttgattttgacaaaaaatgaatgggttgggttctttgatatgctgaatctaaaaatgtacttagattcttgattattggcccagttttcaagttggtccaaattggggtctgaatttaaactttgtttgttttcatcaaaaattgaataaatggggttctttgatatgccaaatctaactgtttatgtagattcttcatttttatacgaccgcaaattttgaaaaaattttcgtcgtatattgctatcacgttggcgtcgtcgtcgtcgtcatcgtccgaatacttttagttttcgcactctaactttagtaaaagtgaatagaaatctatgaaaatttaacacaaggtttatgaccataaaaggaaggctggtattgattttgggagttttggtcccaacattttaggaattaggggccaaaaagggcccaaataagcattttcttggttttcgcactttaactttagtttaagttaatagaaatctatgaaattttgacacaaggtttatgaccacaaaagaaaggttgggattgattttgggagttttggtttcaacagtttaggaattaggggccaaaaaagggcccaaataagcaatattcttggttttcgcacaataactttagttaaagtaaatagaaatcaatgaaatttaaacaaaatgtttatgaccacaaaaggaaggttggtattgattttgggagtttcggtcccaacagtttaggaattaggggccaaaaagggacccaaataagcatttttcttggttttcgcacaatagggttagtataagtaaatagaaatctatgaaatttaaacataaggtttatgactataaaaggaaggttggtattgattttgggagttttggtcccaacagttaaggaaaaaggggcccaaagggtccaaaattaaactttgtttgatttcatcaaaattgaataattggggttctttaatatgccgaatctaactgtgtatgtagattcttaatttttggtcccgttttcaaattggtctacattaaggtccaaagggttttttgatatgctgaatctaaaaatgtacttagatttttgattattggcccagttttcaagttggcccaaattgaggtccaaaattaaacattgtttgatttcatcaaaaattgaataactggggttctttgatatgccaaatctaactgtgtatgtagattcttaatttttggtccagttttaaaattggtctaaattaaagtgcaaagggtccaaaattaaactaagtttgattttaacaaaaattaaattcttgggcctctttgatatgctgaatctaaacatgtacttagatttttgattatgggcccagttttcaagttggtccaaatcaggatctaaaattattatattaagtattgtgcaatagcaagtcttttcaattgcacagtattgtgcaatagcaagaaatatctaatttcacaatattgtgaaatagcaaattttttttaaattaagagttatctttctttgtccagtatagtaagcaagaaatatctgcatgaattttttttaattggagttatctttctttgtccagaatcaacttaaatctttgttatatacaatatacaatgtatattcactttttactaccaactgataaatttaaataatctttaccattcagtgataacaagcagtttttttacatcttaatattttatgatgtatttaaatgagtagtaattgttgcaaactccattagaatattttaattgaaattggtTTTGGAATAAgagaaagggggatgtgaataaaaaattgggttcaatttttctcatttgaaatttcataaataaaaagaaaatttcttcaaacattttttgagaggattactattcaacagcatagtgaattgctctaagagaaaacaaatattttaagttcatttgaatacattcattctgtgtcagaaacctatgctgtgtcaactatttaatcacaatccaaatttagagcagaatccagcttgaatgttgtgtccatacttgccccaaccgttcagggttcaacctctgcggtcgtataaagctacgccctgcgaagcatctggttggtcctgttttcaaattggtctacattaaagtccaaagggtccaaaattaaacttagtttgattttaacaaaaattgaaatctttgggttctttgatatgctgaatccaaacatgtacttagatttttgattatgggcccagttttcaagtttgtccaaatcaggatctaaaataattatattaagtattgtgcaatagcaagtcttttcaattgcacagtattgcgcaatggcaagaaatatctaattgcacaatattgtgaaatagctaaaaaaaaaataattagagttatctttctttgtccagaatagtaagcaagaaatatctaattgcacaaaattgtgaaatagcaagattttttttttaattggagttatctttctttgtccagaatcaacttaaatctttgttacatacaaaatacaatgtatattcattttttactaccaactgataaattaaaataatctttaccattcagtgataacaagcagtttttttttacatcttaatattttatgatggatttaaatgagtagttattgttgcaaactccattagaaattttaattaagattagttttggaataagggaaagggggatgtgattaaaaaaattgggttctatttttctcatttgaaatttcataaataaaaagaaaatttcttcaaacattattttgagagaattaatattcaacagcatagtgaattgctctaagagaaaacaaaaattttaagttcattagaacacatccattctgtgtcagaaacctatgctgtgtcaactatttaatcacaatccaaatttagagctgaatccagcttgaatgttgtgtccatacttgccccaaccgttcagggttcaacctctgcggtcgtataaagctacgccctgcggagcatctggtttccTGTTGTTAAAATGTAGTTAAAACATCATTTGAATGATTTGTAAGTTCCTCAACCCATATCTAATCACTTTTTACATGCACATGACCTTCAAAGTATTTTCTGAAGTTGCTactttacaattttatattcatgaagttttaatgaaatgttcaaatattgaaaaattcttGTGATCTACAAAACAGTtgttataatatgtttttttcctaaTGTTAGGAAGCTCAGAACAGACCAGCTGGTGCCAGTGTTCCTGCCTTAGGATTGTCAAACAAGGCTGTATACTCTGGAGaagtagaaaaaataaacagaaacatAGAGCAGCACCCTAATGACCAGTACCCTGAAGTCTACTTTACACCAGTggctttacaaagtaggatctTATAAAGATATCAATGTATAGATACTAATTCCATCTGCTCCATGTTGTAATGGTTCATATGATTTGTgttatactgtgaattcatgTATTTTTGTTGATACCAATTTCATGGgcattgaggaaaaaaatcattttggtGGATCCAAGATTTTTGTGGTTCTGCCAGTCTGCATTTAAACATATAGAAAATGTAATCTTCAGGGAACGTTTTAATTTATGGTTTGCCTTTACCAATGAATTCCTCAAAATTTGGTTTCCCACAAATAATGATGAATCCACTATATCAGTATCCTATACTTTACTTCTATGTGAATTGTTcgtgttttacaaaaattatcatGTACTGTTAACTTTGTTTTGACAGGAAACCCTTTTTGTTTAGGTACTTTATCAGTATTGATTAGGAAACTATTTCCTTATGATAGATGGTAATGAATACTCCTGCCAGCAAATTCagaaaagtaatatttttttttattataatgacaTGTATATCATTTACAGATATTtgcataattgtttttttatacttcATTCCCTTTTACTTCTCCATTACTTACTCTTCTAGGTTTTATCCCCCATTTTCTTCATataaggaaatgtctgtaccaagttaaAATAATGACAGTTGTTTGTCACTTGTAAATGTGTTAGAACTTTTGCCATTAAATAAAGGGCTTTCCGTTTGGAATTTTCCTTGTAGttagatatttttgttattttactttttaaatacattaatattGCTAATCACATTACAGCTCCTCCAACAGAAGAACATTTACTACAGAATACACTATGGCCAGAAACACAGAAATTATATGGACATGGATATGAAATATTCGCTTTAGCATGTGATACTGCGGGCACAATTTTGGCATCTTCTTGTAAGGTAAATAATGACTATGGTTATACCAGTATGTTCAGGTGGGGTTTATAACACATGCTTTTAGGGTTctattgtaaaaattatttgtatgatGTGAATACACTGCTGCAAGGGTAAAGAAGCAGCAAAATTTCCCTTTTATGAACAAATAATGgatataaaatacattaaaataaaaatgagaaaaaaaatataggaaaaaaaagtttcataagaaaataagcaaataaaTATGGGACTGATCTCTCTACAGGTATAAAGCTGAATATAAAGAACCTGACCAGAAGTGACCtcacattattttaatttgaaataatatggtttctcatgatttaaaaaaaaatcacaagtgACATATAATGATGTCCATCCATTGTAGTAACTATTCTTCCAAGATCTATATTTTATTGATGAGAAACTGTTCTCTTTAAGTGTTCTATTGTATGTTGAATGGAAAACTATTATTTCcaaaaacaatgatatttgACCATGATGTTTTTTTAGGCATCCAAAGTAGATTTTGCAGGAGTGATATTATGGGACACAACAACATGGAATCAGATTTGCACCTTAGAAGGTCACACATTGACCGTTACACAGATGGCCTTCTCTCACAATGGTAATTACCTACTAACAGTGTCTAGAGACAGGACTTGGATGTTATATAGGAAGAGGGATGAAAATAGTCTGAATGGTATGTATAGCTGGGAATTAggattatgtaataattatatcaattatGTAGCTGTTTCACCCTTCCTTTAggattttattgtttaaaactgAGAAATCAAATAATTGAAAGATCAAGGTTGTGatgtaacatatatttttatggtATTTTTGCATTTTGAACCTAAATTCAGAGGTCCCCTCTATTATAAGGTCAGTTTTCTCCCTGTTTAGAGTGTgacc
Proteins encoded:
- the LOC134706321 gene encoding elongator complex protein 2-like — its product is MTDIETCYISTGCNRTPHCADWGLNGLICFGSCRSVTVYQPEEETKSAKILQTHVLHKDRVNCVTWIKKLPVSESNAVGLVSGSVDNTAIVWKYIDGKLKPSATLKNHTGPVNGVAAMCLQTSTVGMTTYVATSSADSTVNLWKQENEGDFQLLQTHKFGTGFVLDLSFTVIPNTKVPMLACGCDDQKIHIFIEQNEKFVRIMSLQGHEDWIRAIDFTIDDTGDIVLASAAQDFFIRIWRFSRRSVEDNIVKTVKELSLDEEIKMRENTFQFKIGDETVVYAVSLESVLSGHENWIYSVKWQPPVKTGSGWHQPMHLLSASMDKTMILWKPDKESGVWVEEVRVGEVGGNTLGFYGGMFSPNGMSIMAHGYQGAFHHWSFTKSKGTWEPQVTVSGHFDVVCDVEWDKGGGQYLVSLSVDQTTRLHAPWKQSKGKADWYEIARPQVHGYDLQCLALINRYKFASGADEKVIRSFDAPKNFIENFCSICGLSLEAELKKEEAQNRPAGASVPALGLSNKAVYSGEVEKINRNIEQHPNDQYPEVYFTPVALQTPPTEEHLLQNTLWPETQKLYGHGYEIFALACDTAGTILASSCKASKVDFAGVILWDTTTWNQICTLEGHTLTVTQMAFSHNGNYLLTVSRDRTWMLYRKRDENSLNEPLFTRISGTNKSNTAHTRIIWSCAWSHDDKYFLTASRDKKVMVWLRPDLSSGDIPLKPQSVIDVGDAATAIHLPPVACYTDKYLLAVGVENGEILLYTWKPSDNQGDWTLVTKLDQQLSHHLTVKKLRFRPVIDNKTIQLASCSADHSVKIFKICL